The following are encoded in a window of Bradyrhizobium sp. WBOS07 genomic DNA:
- a CDS encoding ABC transporter permease: protein MLAYIARRIVYVVPIVISVALVCFLLVHITPGDPLVAVLPADASQELAAQLRTAYGFDRPLPVQFGLWLLRALHGDLGNSIATGRPVLAEVMRAVGNTVTLAIAAAIIGFTMGILLGLIAGYFRETWIDKVATSFAIAGVSVPHYWLGMLLVIIFSVQLNWLPAVGAGPSGSNSWAWDWAHLKYLVLPAITTSVIPMGIVTRTVRALTGDILSQDFVEALRAKGLRETGVFRHVIKNAAPTALAVMGLQLGYMLGGSILIETVFSWPGSGFLLNSAIFQRDLPLLQGTILILALFFVFLNLLVDIAQAAIDPRIKRG from the coding sequence GTGCTCGCCTATATCGCCCGACGCATCGTCTATGTCGTCCCGATCGTCATCAGCGTCGCGCTGGTGTGCTTCCTGCTCGTGCACATCACGCCGGGCGATCCGCTCGTTGCCGTGCTGCCGGCCGATGCCTCGCAGGAGCTCGCCGCGCAGCTGCGCACCGCCTATGGCTTTGACCGCCCGTTGCCGGTGCAGTTCGGGCTTTGGCTGCTTCGTGCCCTGCATGGCGATCTCGGCAATTCCATCGCGACGGGACGCCCCGTGCTCGCCGAGGTCATGCGCGCGGTCGGCAACACCGTCACGCTGGCGATCGCGGCCGCCATCATCGGCTTCACCATGGGCATCCTGCTCGGCTTGATCGCCGGCTATTTCCGCGAGACCTGGATCGACAAGGTCGCGACCTCCTTCGCCATCGCCGGCGTCTCGGTGCCGCATTACTGGCTCGGCATGCTGCTCGTCATCATCTTCTCGGTGCAGCTGAACTGGCTGCCCGCGGTCGGCGCCGGCCCCAGCGGCTCCAATTCCTGGGCCTGGGACTGGGCGCATCTGAAATATCTGGTGCTGCCGGCGATCACGACGTCGGTGATTCCCATGGGTATCGTCACCCGCACCGTGCGCGCGCTCACCGGCGACATCCTGAGCCAGGATTTCGTCGAGGCCCTGCGTGCCAAGGGCTTGCGCGAAACCGGCGTGTTCCGCCACGTCATCAAGAACGCCGCACCGACCGCGCTGGCGGTCATGGGGCTCCAGCTCGGCTACATGCTCGGCGGCTCGATCCTGATCGAGACCGTGTTCTCCTGGCCGGGCTCGGGCTTCCTGCTGAATTCCGCGATCTTCCAGCGCGACCTGCCGCTGCTGCAGGGCACGATCCTGATCCTGGCGCTGTTCTTCGTCTTCCTCAATCTCCTGGTCGATATCGCCCAAGCCGCGATCGACCCGCGCATCAAGCGGGGCTGA
- a CDS encoding ABC transporter ATP-binding protein has translation MSETNIAMLEPVEDVGGVAQPLLQVNGLTKHFPVRGGLFAARRTVRAVDNVSFAVAKGETVGIVGESGCGKSTTARLLMHLMPRDTGDIVYDGMTVGQSLSLRELRRGMQMVFQDSYASLNPRLTIEESIAFGPKVHGMADGAARTLARELLGKVGLRSETFANRYPHEISGGQRQRVNIARALALSPRLVILDEAVSALDKSVEAQVLNLLVDLKREFGLTYLFISHDLNVVRYISDRVLVMYLGEVVELGPVDQVWDRPAHPYTRALLAAMPSSDPDRRTETPPITGDPPNPIDPPPGCRFHTRCPFAEPLCANATPKLTALDKMGHEAACYMAIPGSGHSRAPREMIA, from the coding sequence ATGAGCGAGACCAACATTGCCATGCTCGAGCCGGTCGAGGACGTCGGCGGCGTCGCGCAGCCGCTGCTGCAGGTCAACGGCCTGACCAAGCACTTCCCGGTGCGGGGCGGGCTGTTCGCTGCCAGGCGCACCGTGCGTGCCGTCGACAACGTCTCCTTTGCCGTTGCCAAGGGGGAGACCGTCGGCATCGTCGGTGAATCCGGCTGCGGCAAGTCCACCACCGCGCGGCTCTTGATGCATCTGATGCCGCGCGATACCGGCGACATCGTCTATGACGGCATGACCGTGGGACAATCGCTGAGCCTGCGCGAGCTGCGCCGCGGCATGCAGATGGTGTTCCAGGATTCCTACGCCTCGCTCAACCCGCGACTCACGATCGAGGAGTCGATCGCCTTCGGCCCCAAGGTGCACGGCATGGCCGATGGCGCGGCGCGCACCCTCGCGCGCGAGCTGCTCGGCAAGGTCGGACTGCGCTCCGAGACCTTCGCCAATCGCTACCCGCACGAGATTTCCGGCGGCCAGCGCCAGCGGGTCAACATCGCGCGTGCCCTGGCGCTGTCGCCGCGGCTGGTGATCCTGGATGAAGCCGTCTCCGCGCTCGACAAATCCGTCGAGGCGCAGGTGCTCAATCTGCTTGTCGACCTCAAGCGCGAATTCGGCCTGACTTATCTCTTCATCAGCCACGACCTCAACGTCGTCCGTTACATCTCGGATCGCGTCCTGGTGATGTATCTCGGCGAGGTGGTCGAGCTCGGCCCGGTCGACCAGGTCTGGGATCGTCCGGCGCATCCCTACACCCGCGCATTGCTGGCCGCGATGCCGTCCTCAGACCCCGACAGGCGCACCGAGACGCCGCCGATCACGGGTGATCCGCCGAACCCGATCGACCCCCCCCCGGGCTGCCGCTTCCACACCCGTTGTCCGTTTGCGGAGCCGCTCTGCGCAAATGCGACACCAAAGCTGACAGCGCTGGATAAGATGGGCCACGAGGCCGCGTGTTATATGGCGATTCCTGGTTCTGGCCATAGCCGCGCGCCCAGGGAGATGATCGCATGA
- a CDS encoding type I secretion system permease/ATPase → MMAASGVRRSELGDALRACRTAFVGVGLMSCMINLLYLTGSIFMLEVYDRVLPSRSIPTLVGLIILAGFLYMAQGVLDMIRNRILGRIGTALDEALNKRVFDTIVRLPLLVGSRNEGLQPLRDLDNVRSFLGGMGPSAFFDLPWLPLYLAICFAFHVMIGVTALIGAIILVGLTLVTEFMSRQPAKEAMGLAAQRNDLAQASRRNAEVMVSMGMAGRMNQRWSEANEKYLAGNQRASDVAGGLGAVAKVLRMMLQSAVLAVGAYLVIHQEATAGIIIAGSILSARALAPVDLAIAHWKSFVAARQSWQRLTRLLEQMPAQAMPTQLQAPTSRLSVEGVSMVPPGDQRLIVQDINFTLTAGNGLGVIGPSGSGKSSLIRALVGVWQPVRGKVRLDGAALDQWSSDMLGRHIGYLPQDVELFGGTIAQNISRFDPEATSDAIIAAAKEAGVHEMIIKMREGYNTQVGEQGTALSAGQAQRVALARALYGNPFLIVLDEPNSNLDTEGDEALTRAVRAARERGAIVVVVAHRPIGVEAVDQILVLRDGRIQAFGPKEQVLAQVLQPRATPPAPIKIVSEGGVAKP, encoded by the coding sequence CTGATGGCAGCCTCCGGCGTCCGCCGTTCAGAGCTCGGTGACGCCTTGCGCGCCTGTCGCACGGCGTTCGTCGGCGTCGGCCTGATGAGCTGCATGATCAACCTGCTCTATCTGACCGGGTCGATCTTCATGCTGGAGGTCTACGACCGGGTGCTGCCGAGCCGCAGCATTCCGACCCTGGTCGGCCTGATCATCCTCGCCGGCTTCCTCTACATGGCGCAGGGCGTGCTCGACATGATCCGTAACCGGATCCTCGGGCGGATCGGCACCGCGCTGGACGAGGCGCTCAACAAGCGCGTGTTCGACACCATCGTGCGCCTGCCGCTGCTGGTCGGCAGCCGCAACGAAGGTCTGCAGCCGCTGCGTGATCTCGACAACGTCCGCTCCTTCCTCGGCGGCATGGGCCCGAGCGCGTTCTTCGATCTGCCCTGGCTGCCGCTCTACCTCGCCATCTGCTTCGCCTTCCACGTCATGATCGGTGTCACCGCGCTGATCGGCGCCATTATCCTGGTCGGCCTGACGCTGGTCACCGAATTCATGTCCCGCCAGCCGGCGAAGGAGGCGATGGGCCTTGCCGCCCAGCGCAACGATCTCGCCCAGGCCAGCCGCCGCAACGCCGAAGTCATGGTGTCGATGGGCATGGCCGGCCGGATGAACCAGCGCTGGAGCGAGGCCAACGAAAAATATCTCGCCGGCAACCAGCGCGCCAGCGACGTCGCCGGCGGACTCGGCGCGGTCGCCAAGGTGCTGCGCATGATGCTGCAATCGGCCGTGCTCGCGGTCGGCGCCTATCTCGTCATCCACCAGGAGGCGACCGCCGGCATCATCATCGCCGGTTCGATCCTCTCCGCCCGCGCGCTGGCACCCGTCGACCTCGCCATCGCGCACTGGAAATCCTTCGTCGCCGCGCGCCAGAGCTGGCAGCGCCTGACCCGCCTGCTGGAGCAGATGCCGGCGCAGGCGATGCCGACCCAGTTGCAGGCGCCCACCAGCCGGCTCTCGGTCGAAGGCGTCTCCATGGTGCCGCCCGGCGACCAGCGCCTCATCGTGCAGGACATCAACTTCACGCTCACTGCGGGCAATGGCCTCGGCGTGATCGGCCCGAGCGGCTCCGGCAAGTCGTCGCTGATCCGCGCGCTGGTCGGGGTCTGGCAGCCGGTGCGCGGCAAGGTGCGGCTCGACGGCGCGGCGCTCGATCAATGGTCGTCCGACATGCTCGGCCGGCACATCGGCTATCTGCCGCAGGACGTCGAATTGTTCGGCGGCACCATCGCCCAGAACATCAGCCGGTTCGATCCCGAGGCGACGTCCGACGCCATCATCGCGGCGGCGAAAGAAGCCGGCGTGCACGAGATGATCATCAAGATGCGCGAGGGCTACAACACGCAAGTCGGCGAGCAGGGCACTGCGCTCTCGGCAGGCCAGGCGCAACGCGTGGCGCTGGCGCGCGCGCTCTACGGCAATCCGTTCCTGATCGTGCTCGACGAGCCGAACTCCAACCTCGACACCGAAGGCGATGAGGCGCTGACCCGCGCCGTCCGCGCCGCCCGCGAGCGCGGCGCCATCGTCGTCGTGGTGGCGCACCGCCCGATCGGCGTCGAGGCGGTCGACCAGATCCTGGTTCTGCGCGACGGTCGCATACAGGCGTTCGGCCCGAAGGAACAGGTGCTGGCCCAGGTGCTGCAGCCGCGGGCGACGCCGCCGGCGCCGATCAAGATCGTCAGCGAAGGCGGAGTGGCCAAACCATGA
- a CDS encoding amidase codes for MSLEPALMTLTEVARAIAMKQLSSHEATRALLNRIAQWQPHLNAFMLIEAESALKAADAADAELAAGKVRGPLHGVPLAHKDMYYDAGHVATCGSLIRRDFVPSVTSTALQRLKDAGQVRLGTLHLAEFAYGPTGHNAHYGPVRNPWNVAHITGGSSSGSGSAVAARLTYAALGSDTGGSIRMPAHFCGVTGLKTTVGRVSRAGAMPLSQSLDTVGPLARTAEDCALLLALMAGPDPADSTCSQEPLSDYVAATKGSLKGLKIGVPASFYVDDLDAEVARVLDETIAVLKREGAEIVKVELPDQRQLSSASQLVLAAEAAAFHKRWMIERPQDYGPQVLMRLQNGLAVPAITYLEAMRWRGPALAAHNAATAGVDAVIAPASPVPAPTIEESDVGGGPNAPALLQRLTLFTRPVNFLGLPSLTVPSGFTRSGLPVGMQLIGRSFHEATLLTIGAAFQRVTDYHDRLPKLPS; via the coding sequence ATGAGCCTTGAGCCCGCACTGATGACGCTCACCGAGGTCGCGCGTGCGATCGCGATGAAGCAGCTGTCCTCGCATGAGGCGACGCGCGCGTTGCTCAACCGCATCGCGCAATGGCAACCGCATCTCAACGCCTTCATGTTGATTGAGGCAGAATCCGCGCTGAAGGCGGCCGATGCCGCCGATGCCGAGCTCGCCGCGGGCAAGGTCCGCGGTCCGCTGCACGGCGTGCCGCTCGCGCACAAGGACATGTACTATGACGCCGGCCATGTCGCGACCTGCGGCTCGCTGATCCGCCGCGACTTCGTGCCATCAGTGACCTCCACCGCCTTGCAACGGCTCAAGGATGCCGGCCAGGTCCGCCTCGGCACGCTGCACCTGGCCGAATTCGCCTATGGCCCGACCGGCCACAACGCCCATTATGGCCCGGTGCGCAATCCCTGGAACGTCGCCCACATCACCGGCGGCTCGTCGTCGGGCTCCGGCTCGGCGGTCGCGGCGCGGCTGACCTATGCCGCGCTCGGTTCCGACACCGGCGGCTCGATCCGGATGCCCGCGCATTTCTGTGGCGTGACGGGGCTGAAGACCACGGTCGGCCGGGTCAGCCGCGCCGGCGCTATGCCGCTGTCGCAATCGCTCGACACGGTCGGTCCGCTGGCCCGCACCGCCGAAGATTGCGCGCTGTTGCTGGCACTGATGGCCGGCCCCGATCCCGCCGACTCGACATGCAGCCAAGAGCCGTTGTCGGATTACGTCGCCGCCACCAAGGGCTCGCTAAAAGGCCTCAAGATCGGCGTGCCCGCCTCGTTCTACGTCGACGATCTCGACGCCGAGGTCGCGCGCGTGCTGGACGAGACCATCGCGGTGCTCAAGCGCGAGGGGGCCGAGATCGTCAAGGTCGAGCTGCCGGATCAGCGGCAATTGTCCTCGGCGAGCCAGCTCGTGCTCGCCGCGGAAGCTGCCGCCTTCCACAAACGCTGGATGATCGAGCGCCCGCAGGATTATGGCCCGCAGGTGCTGATGCGGCTTCAGAACGGCCTCGCCGTTCCCGCCATCACCTACCTGGAGGCGATGCGCTGGCGTGGGCCGGCACTGGCTGCGCATAACGCGGCGACCGCCGGGGTCGACGCGGTGATCGCGCCGGCTTCGCCGGTGCCGGCGCCGACGATCGAGGAGAGCGATGTCGGCGGCGGCCCGAACGCGCCGGCGCTGCTGCAACGGCTGACGCTGTTCACCCGCCCGGTGAACTTCCTCGGCCTGCCGTCGCTCACGGTGCCCTCCGGCTTCACCAGGAGCGGCCTGCCGGTCGGCATGCAGCTGATCGGCCGCTCCTTCCACGAGGCGACCCTGCTCACCATCGGCGCCGCCTTCCAGCGCGTCACCGATTATCATGATCGATTGCCGAAACTGCCGTCATGA
- a CDS encoding ABC transporter substrate-binding protein — protein MLTQKNTRAALIAVLALTTAAAWPRVASAETVLRIGMTAADIPRTLGQPDQGFEGNRFTGLTMYDALTGWDLSSADKASVVIPGLATEWKVDDADKTKWIFKLRPGVTFHDGSPFNADAVVWNVEKVLKQDAPQFDASQVGVTASRMPTLASAKKIDDMTVELTTKEPDSFLPINLTNLFMASPAKWQHFYDKAEGADAKAKSQAAWTAFARDAAGTGPWKMASFTPRERLELVKNASYWDKARVPKVDKMVLLPMPEANARTAALLSGQVDWVEAPAPDAIPELKQRGFKLYANEQPHVWPWQFSRVEGSPWNDIRVRKAANLCIDREGLKDGLLAGLMVPATGTFEPGHPWRGKPTFEIKYDKAAAQKLMQEAGFGPNKKLTVKTQTSASGSGQMQPLAMNEYLQQALAECYFDVKLDVIEWNTLFTNWRRGAKDPSANGSNATNVTYAAMDPFFALVRFLQSGMAPPVSNNWGFINNPKFDELVKKARQTFDPAARDAALAELHAASVDDAAFLYVAHDVGPRAMSPKVTGVVQPKSWFIDFSPVSIKQ, from the coding sequence ATGCTTACTCAGAAGAACACACGCGCGGCATTGATCGCGGTGCTCGCTCTAACGACGGCGGCCGCCTGGCCGCGCGTGGCCAGCGCGGAGACCGTGCTGCGCATCGGCATGACTGCTGCCGATATTCCGCGCACGCTGGGCCAGCCTGATCAGGGCTTTGAAGGCAATCGCTTCACCGGCCTCACCATGTACGACGCGCTCACCGGTTGGGACCTGTCTTCTGCCGACAAGGCAAGCGTGGTGATCCCCGGCCTTGCCACCGAGTGGAAGGTCGACGATGCCGACAAGACCAAGTGGATCTTCAAGCTGCGCCCCGGCGTGACCTTCCACGACGGCTCGCCGTTCAACGCGGACGCCGTGGTATGGAACGTCGAGAAGGTGCTGAAGCAGGATGCGCCGCAATTCGACGCCAGCCAGGTCGGCGTCACGGCCTCGCGCATGCCGACGCTGGCGTCGGCGAAGAAGATCGACGACATGACGGTCGAGCTCACCACCAAGGAGCCCGACAGCTTCCTGCCGATCAACCTCACCAATCTGTTCATGGCGAGCCCGGCGAAGTGGCAGCACTTCTACGACAAGGCCGAAGGCGCCGACGCCAAGGCGAAGTCGCAAGCCGCATGGACGGCGTTTGCCAGGGACGCTGCAGGCACCGGTCCGTGGAAGATGGCGAGCTTCACGCCGCGCGAACGGCTCGAACTGGTGAAGAACGCGAGCTATTGGGACAAGGCACGCGTGCCCAAGGTCGACAAGATGGTGCTGCTGCCGATGCCGGAAGCGAACGCGCGCACCGCGGCGCTGCTCTCCGGCCAGGTCGATTGGGTCGAGGCACCGGCGCCGGACGCGATTCCCGAATTGAAGCAGCGGGGCTTCAAGCTCTACGCCAACGAGCAGCCGCATGTCTGGCCCTGGCAGTTCTCGCGCGTCGAAGGCTCGCCCTGGAACGACATCCGCGTGCGCAAGGCCGCGAACCTCTGCATCGACCGCGAAGGCCTCAAGGACGGCCTGCTTGCCGGCCTGATGGTGCCGGCGACCGGCACCTTCGAGCCCGGCCATCCCTGGCGCGGCAAGCCGACCTTCGAGATCAAATATGACAAGGCCGCCGCCCAGAAGCTGATGCAGGAAGCGGGCTTTGGTCCGAACAAGAAGCTGACGGTCAAGACGCAGACTTCCGCGTCGGGCTCGGGACAGATGCAGCCGCTGGCGATGAACGAATATCTGCAGCAGGCGCTGGCCGAATGCTATTTCGACGTCAAGCTCGACGTCATCGAGTGGAATACGCTGTTCACCAACTGGCGCCGCGGCGCCAAGGATCCCAGCGCCAACGGCTCGAACGCCACCAACGTTACCTATGCCGCGATGGATCCGTTCTTCGCGCTGGTGCGCTTCCTGCAATCGGGCATGGCGCCGCCGGTCTCGAACAATTGGGGCTTCATCAACAACCCCAAGTTCGACGAGCTGGTGAAGAAGGCGCGTCAGACCTTCGACCCCGCCGCGCGCGACGCCGCGCTCGCCGAGCTGCACGCGGCCTCCGTCGACGATGCCGCCTTCCTCTACGTCGCCCACGACGTCGGCCCGCGCGCCATGAGCCCGAAGGTGACAGGCGTCGTGCAGCCGAAGAGCTGGTTCATCGACTTCTCGCCGGTGTCGATCAAGCAGTGA
- a CDS encoding GlsB/YeaQ/YmgE family stress response membrane protein, protein MHISNEGLLVILFVGLVAGWLAGKIVRGAGFGLIGDIVIGICGALVASLLFPRLGIRLGTGLVSEIVYSAIGAVILLLVVRLVRGGGRL, encoded by the coding sequence ATGCACATTTCCAACGAAGGCCTGCTCGTCATCCTGTTCGTTGGCCTGGTCGCCGGCTGGCTGGCCGGCAAGATCGTGCGGGGCGCCGGGTTCGGCCTGATCGGTGACATCGTGATCGGCATCTGCGGTGCGCTGGTGGCGAGCCTTCTGTTTCCCAGGCTCGGCATCCGCCTCGGCACGGGCCTGGTCTCCGAGATCGTCTATTCCGCCATCGGTGCGGTCATCCTGCTGCTGGTGGTGCGGCTGGTGCGGGGCGGCGGCCGGCTCTAG
- a CDS encoding ABC transporter permease has protein sequence MSELPLSATADAALQAAPATKARGYWATVGRRIRRDKVSMACALVLLLIFLSAILAPWLGLEDPYKGSMIRRLRHIGTPGYPLGTDELGRDMLARLVYGGRLSLVIGILPVILAFGIGTSLGLIAGYVGGKLNTAIMRTVDVFYAFPSVLLAIAISGALGAGILNSIVSLTVVFVPQITRVAESVTTGVRNMDFVEAARASGAGPFTIMRVHILGNVLGAIFVYATSLISVSMILAAGLSFLGLGTKPPEPEWGLMLNTLRTAIYVNPWVAALPGAMIFAVSICFNLLSDGLRSAMDIRN, from the coding sequence ATGAGCGAGCTTCCCCTCTCCGCCACCGCCGACGCCGCGCTCCAGGCTGCGCCCGCGACCAAGGCACGCGGCTATTGGGCGACCGTCGGCCGCCGCATCCGGCGCGACAAGGTCAGCATGGCCTGCGCGCTGGTGCTGCTGCTGATCTTCCTCTCGGCGATCCTCGCGCCCTGGCTCGGCCTCGAAGATCCCTACAAGGGCTCGATGATCCGCCGCCTCCGTCACATCGGCACGCCTGGTTATCCGCTCGGCACCGACGAGCTCGGCCGCGACATGCTGGCGCGGCTGGTCTATGGCGGCCGGCTGTCGCTGGTGATCGGCATCCTGCCGGTGATCCTCGCCTTCGGCATTGGCACCTCGCTCGGCCTCATTGCCGGTTATGTCGGCGGCAAGCTCAACACCGCGATCATGCGCACGGTCGACGTGTTCTATGCATTCCCCTCCGTGCTGCTGGCGATCGCGATCTCCGGCGCACTGGGCGCCGGCATCCTCAACTCGATCGTGTCGCTCACCGTCGTGTTCGTGCCGCAGATCACCCGCGTCGCCGAGAGTGTCACCACGGGCGTACGCAACATGGATTTCGTCGAGGCCGCGCGCGCCTCCGGCGCGGGGCCCTTCACCATCATGCGCGTGCACATCCTCGGCAACGTGCTCGGCGCGATCTTCGTCTATGCCACCAGCCTGATCTCGGTCTCGATGATTCTCGCCGCCGGTCTCTCCTTCCTCGGCCTCGGCACCAAGCCGCCGGAGCCGGAATGGGGCCTGATGCTCAATACCCTGCGCACCGCGATCTACGTCAATCCCTGGGTCGCAGCCCTGCCCGGCGCGATGATCTTCGCGGTCTCGATCTGCTTCAATCTGCTCTCGGACGGCCTGCGCAGCGCCATGGACATCAGGAACTAG
- a CDS encoding HlyD family type I secretion periplasmic adaptor subunit, with translation MSTMAIGGPKPAAKNTVRDSIKFHLLLGLGIVLVLVVGLGGWASTVLISGALIAPGQIVVESNVKKVQHPTGGVVGEVRARDGDLVKAGDIVVRLDDTVTRANLAIVTKNLDAAQARAARLQAEQRGVDRIEFPQTLLDRAGDPDVKLLLSAETKLFDVRVNGRAGQKAQLRERITQLNEEIAGLSAQEKAKDQEIALVQNELTGVRDLYDKRLVQLSRLTQLERDSARLNGERAQYIAARAQAKGKITETELQIIQVDKDVVSEVSKDLRETNDKIGELIERKVAAEDQLRRIDIRAPQDGMVLQSNVHTVGGVVTAGDALMLIVPQTDDLQVEAKVNPVDIDKLQIGQKTLLRLSAFNQRTTPELNGLVSRVSPDVTTDQRTGQSYYTIRVSMPAEEIARLGDVKMIPGMPVEAFVQTGDRTMLSYLMKPLHDQLMRAFREK, from the coding sequence ATGAGCACGATGGCCATCGGCGGTCCGAAGCCTGCCGCGAAGAACACCGTCCGGGACTCGATCAAGTTTCACCTGCTGCTCGGACTCGGCATCGTGCTGGTGCTGGTCGTCGGTCTCGGCGGCTGGGCGTCGACCGTGCTGATCTCGGGCGCGCTGATCGCGCCGGGCCAGATCGTGGTCGAATCCAACGTCAAGAAGGTGCAGCATCCGACCGGCGGCGTGGTCGGCGAGGTGCGCGCCCGCGACGGCGACCTGGTCAAGGCCGGCGACATCGTGGTGCGGCTCGACGACACCGTCACCAGGGCGAACCTTGCCATCGTCACCAAGAATCTCGATGCCGCGCAGGCGCGCGCAGCCCGGTTGCAGGCCGAGCAGCGCGGTGTAGACAGGATCGAATTTCCGCAAACCCTGCTCGACCGCGCTGGCGATCCCGACGTCAAGCTGCTGCTCTCCGCCGAAACCAAACTGTTCGACGTCCGCGTCAACGGCCGTGCCGGACAGAAGGCGCAGCTGCGCGAGCGCATCACCCAGCTCAACGAGGAGATCGCCGGTCTCAGCGCCCAGGAGAAGGCCAAGGATCAGGAGATCGCGCTGGTGCAGAACGAGCTCACCGGCGTGCGCGATCTCTACGACAAGCGTCTGGTGCAGCTTTCGCGCCTGACCCAGCTCGAACGCGACTCGGCGCGTCTCAACGGCGAGCGCGCGCAGTACATCGCCGCGCGCGCCCAGGCCAAGGGCAAGATCACCGAGACCGAGCTGCAGATCATCCAGGTCGACAAGGACGTGGTGAGCGAAGTCTCCAAGGATCTGCGCGAGACCAACGACAAGATCGGCGAGCTGATCGAGCGCAAGGTCGCCGCCGAAGACCAGCTTCGCCGCATCGACATCCGCGCGCCGCAGGACGGCATGGTGCTGCAATCCAACGTGCACACGGTCGGCGGCGTCGTCACCGCCGGCGACGCTCTCATGCTGATCGTGCCGCAGACCGACGACCTCCAGGTCGAGGCCAAGGTCAATCCGGTCGACATCGACAAGCTCCAGATCGGCCAGAAGACGCTGCTGCGCCTGTCCGCGTTCAACCAGCGCACCACGCCCGAGCTCAACGGCCTCGTCAGCCGCGTCTCGCCCGACGTCACCACCGACCAGCGCACCGGCCAGAGCTACTACACCATCCGCGTCTCGATGCCTGCCGAAGAGATCGCCCGCCTCGGGGACGTCAAGATGATTCCCGGCATGCCCGTGGAAGCCTTCGTCCAGACCGGCGACCGCACCATGCTGTCCTACCTGATGAAGCCGCTGCACGACCAGCTGATGCGCGCGTTCAGGGAGAAATGA
- a CDS encoding ABC transporter ATP-binding protein — translation MTKLVEISGLNIRFTGERTVYAVNDLSLSLGDGEVLGLLGESGSGKSVTLRALMRLLPKKRTQISGKVNVMGQDVLAMNDEQLSSFRGQTVSMIFQEPALALDPVYTIGAQIAESVVRHEGKTYAEGRARALEMLEVVRIPSAKRRLDAYPHEMSGGMRQRAMIALALACRPKILLADEPTTALDATVQIQILLLLRELQREFGMSVIFVTHDIGVAIEICDRVAVMYAGQIVEQGSLRDIVRSPMHPYAKGLLASTIHGARRGQRLETIPGTPPSLAEMPHNCSFAPRCKLAEPRCLERLPANVEVGPGRAARCVLAEPFTAVS, via the coding sequence ATGACCAAGCTCGTCGAGATTTCCGGCCTCAACATCCGTTTCACCGGCGAGCGCACGGTCTATGCCGTGAACGACCTCAGCCTGTCGCTGGGTGATGGCGAGGTGCTCGGCCTGCTCGGCGAGTCCGGCTCGGGCAAGAGCGTGACGCTGCGCGCGCTGATGCGGCTGTTGCCGAAGAAGCGCACGCAGATTTCCGGCAAGGTCAACGTCATGGGGCAGGACGTGCTCGCCATGAACGACGAGCAATTGTCGTCGTTCCGCGGCCAGACCGTCTCGATGATCTTCCAGGAGCCTGCGCTCGCGCTCGATCCGGTCTACACTATCGGCGCGCAGATCGCCGAAAGCGTCGTCCGCCACGAGGGTAAGACCTATGCGGAGGGCAGGGCCCGTGCACTCGAGATGCTCGAGGTCGTGCGCATCCCCTCGGCGAAGCGGCGGCTGGATGCCTATCCGCATGAGATGTCGGGCGGCATGCGCCAGCGCGCGATGATCGCGCTGGCGCTGGCCTGTAGGCCAAAAATCCTGCTAGCGGACGAGCCGACCACGGCGCTCGATGCCACCGTGCAAATCCAGATCCTGCTCTTGCTGCGCGAGCTGCAGCGCGAGTTCGGCATGTCGGTGATCTTCGTCACCCACGACATCGGCGTCGCCATCGAGATCTGCGACCGTGTCGCGGTGATGTATGCCGGCCAGATCGTCGAGCAGGGCAGCTTGCGCGACATCGTCCGCAGCCCCATGCATCCCTACGCCAAAGGCCTGCTTGCCTCCACCATCCACGGCGCCAGGCGCGGCCAGCGGTTGGAGACCATCCCCGGCACGCCGCCCTCGCTGGCCGAAATGCCCCACAATTGCTCCTTCGCCCCGCGCTGCAAGCTAGCCGAGCCGCGTTGCCTGGAGCGGCTGCCTGCGAATGTGGAGGTCGGCCCGGGGCGGGCGGCACGATGTGTGCTGGCGGAGCCCTTCACAGCGGTGTCATAG